The DNA region AGACGTCGCGCCAGGGCCCGCGGCGCGGGTGGGCGACGAGGCGGCCGATGTCCAGCACCAGCTGCCCGAGCAGCTCGGTCATCTGGCGCGCATGGCCCACGGCGTGCAGCACCAGCACGCCCAGGCGGTCCACCTGCTCGGCCAGCGACCAGGCCTCGTGCGGGGGCTCCTCGGTGCTGAACTGCGCCACGCGCTCCAGCATGTCGCGCTGCGCCTCGTGCAGTTGCAGGCGCGCGGGCCAGGCGCGGCCCCAGTGGTGCCACAGCAGCTGGGCGCCGACGTGGTCCAGCCAGGCGATCTCGCGCAGATCCCACCCCAGGCCGGGCGCCGCCGGCAGCGCCCGCAGCTGCGCCGACAGGGCCCGCCAGTCGCGGCGCGAGCCCAGCTCCGCCGCGCCCCAGCGCCCGAGCAGCACGGCGGACGCCCCTTCGGGCGTATCGGCGCGGTCGATGCGGGGCTGTGGATCGGTCATCGGCGAAGGGGTGGCGGCACCAGGACAGAGGGCGCGGCGGCGGCCGCGGGGCAGGCCATCGTAGCGGAGCGGCCGGGAAGCGGTGCGTCAGCGCATACCCCGTGTCGCACGGCCGCGGCGGCATGCAATTATTATCAAATCGGGCTGTAGCGCAATCAGCATAAGCGCATGCAGCTATTAAAACTGAAGCATACCGCGCTTACCCTATCGACAGGCGGGGTGGCTTGCGCACAATGGGCCGGCCCTGTTCCGGGGTATTCCATGCGGCGCCCGGCGCCGTCTGCAGCCTGTTCATGAGCGACACCACTTTCGACTACATCGTCATCGGCGGCGGCACCGCCGGCGCCCTGCTGTGCAACCGGCTCAGCGCCGACCCGCGGAACCGCGTGCTGCTCATCGAGGCCGGCCGCAAGGACGACTACCACTGGATCCACATTCCCGTCGGCTACCTGTACTGCATCGGCAACCCGCGCACCGACTGGCTTTACCACACCGAGCCCGACCCGGGCCTGAACGGCCGCAGCCTGCGCTACCCGCGCGGCAAGACGCTGGGCGGCTGCAGCAGCATCAACGGCATGATCTACATGCGCGGCCAGGCGCGCGACTACGACCAGTGGGCGCAACTGACGGGCGACGACGCCTGGCGCTGGGACAACGTGCTGCCGGCCTTCCGCCGCCACGAGGACCACTGGCGCCTGGACAGGCCCGGCGAAGCCGACGAGCACTTCAAACGCCTGCACGGCAGCAAGAGCACCGGCGGCTCGGGCGAGTGGCGGGTGGAGAAGCAGCGCCTGCGCTGGGACGTGCTGGACGCCTTCTCGCAGGCCGCGCAGCAGGCGGGCATTCCGGCCACGCAGGACTTCAACGGCGGCGACAACGAGGGCGTGGGCTACTTCGAGGTGAACCAGAAGGCCGGCTGGCGCTGGAACACCGCCAAGGCCTTTCTGCGCCCCATCTGCTACGGCCGCCCCAACTTCGAGATGTGGACCGCCGCCCAGGCCACGCAGCTGGTTCTGGAGACGCAGCCCGACGGCACGCGCCGCTGCACCGGCGTGCGGGTGTGGACGGGAGACGAGATGGTGACGGCGCATGCCAGCGAAGAGGTGATCCTGAGCGCGGGCGCCGTCAACTCGCCGCAGCTGCTGCAGCTGTCCGGCATCGGCCCGGCAGACCTGCTGCGCCGGCACGGCATCGACATGCAGGTGGACCTGCCCGGCGTGGGCGCCAACCTGCAGGATCACCTGCAGATCCGCGCCGTCTACAAGGTCAACCACGTGCCCACGCTCAACGTGCTGGCCGGCAGCTGGCTGGGCAAGGCGAAGATCGGGCTGGAGTACCTGCTCAAGCGCAGCGGGCCGATGAGCATGGCGCCGTCGCAGCTGGGCGCCTTCACGCGCAGCAGCCCCGACCAGCCGTACCCCAACATCGAATACCACGTGCAGCCGCTGTCGCTCGAAGCCTTCGGCGAGCCTCTGCACGCCTTCCCGGCCTTCACCGCCAGCGTGTGCAACCTGAACCCCACCAGCCGGGGCACGGTGCAGATCAAGAACGCGGACTTCCAAACCGCGCCGGCCATCGCGCCCAACTACCTCTCCACCCCCGAAGACCGCCAGGTGGCCGCCGACAGCCTGCGCGTCACGCGCCGCATCGTCGCCCAGCCGGCGCTGTCGCGCTACCAGCCCACCGAGTGGAAACCCGGTCCCCAGTACGAAAGCGACGAAGACCTGGCGCGGCTGGCGGGCGACATCGCCACCACCATCTTCCACCCCGTGGGCACGACCAAGATGGGGCGCGCCGACGACCCGATGGCGGTGCTGGATGCGCAGCTGCGCGTGCGCGACGGGCGCGGCGGCGTGGTGGCCGGCCTGCGCGTGGTGGATGCCGGGGCCATGCCCACCATCACCAGCGGCAACACCAATTCACCCACGCTGATGCTGGCCGAGAAGGCCGCGGAGTGGATCCGCGCCGCACGGCGTCCACGGGCTGCGGTGGGCGCCTGACGGCGCCGTCTGCTGCTAGCGGATGCCGCCCACGTAGCGCGGCGGCACGGGCGGTGGCGGTTCTTCGCCGTGGCGGCGCAGGCGCTGGGCCGCGGCCTCCATCAGCGGCTTGCGGGGCGCGGGCTCTGCAGCGGCCTCCAGCGTGAGCAGCTCCAGGCGGTCGGCCCAATCCAGCAGCTCGGGGATGGCGTCCTCACGCGCCCGCTCCCGCGCGAAGCGCACGATCTCCAGCGCGTAGTCCGCATTCACGGCCATCCACTCGGTGTCGGTCACGCGGCCGACCTTGCGGCGCAGCAGCACGTGCAGGTGGGCGGCCACGGAGAGCCGGTCGCGTCCCGGGCCGGCCTCGTCGTGCGGCGACCACATCATGCGCCGATGCGCTCGCGGTGCTGGGACAGATCGAGCCCCTGGAACTCCGCGGCGTCGCTGACGCGCAGGCCCAGCGTGCGGTCCACCGTCCACAGCAGCAGCGCGGACACGCCCAGGCTGTAGGCCATGACGGCGCCCACGCCCAGCGCCTGGGTGAGCAGGCTGCCTTCCACGCCGCCGATGCGCGGGCTGGCCAGCACGCCGGTGAGCAGGGAGCCGACGATGCCGCCGATGCCGTGCACGCCGAACACGTCCAGCGAATCGTCGAGCCCCAGCAGGCGCTTGAGGCCGGTGCTGCCCCAATAGCAGGCCACGCCTGCCACCGCACCGATGACGAATGCTGACCGCGGCGTGACGAAACCGGCCGCCGGCGTGACCGCCACCAGGCCCGCGACCAGGCCTGAGCACAGGCCCAGCAGCGAGGCGCGCCCGCGCGTCACCGCCTCGCCCGCCGCCCAGGCCAGCGCTCCGGCCGCAGCGGCGATCTGCGTGGCCGCCAGTGCCACCCCCGCGCGCCCGTCGGCCGCCACGGCCGAGCCGGCGTTGAAGCCGAACCAGCCGACCCACAGCAGCGCCGCGCCGGCCATGGTGAAGCCGAGGTTGTACGGCTCGAAGGCTTCGCGGCCGTAACCCTTGCGATGGCCCAGGAACCAGGCGCAGGCCAGGCCCGCCATGCCGGCGTTGACATGCACCACGGCGCCCCCGGCGAAATCGAGCGCACCCAGCTGCGCCAGCCAGCCGCCGGACTCCCATACCCAATGGGCCACCGGGGCGTAGACGCACAGCGACCACAGGCCGATGAACACGAGCATCGACGAAAAGCGCATGCGTTCGACGAAAGCGCCGACCACCAGCGCCGCGGTGATGATGGCGAAGGTGAGCTGGTAGGTGGCGTAGACGGATTCCGGCACGTTCGGCGCCAGATGGCTCACGGCCACCAGCCCGGCGCGCAGGTCGAAGTCCAGCCCCGCGAAGCCCATGCGGCCGACGCCGCCCAGCCAGGCGTTGCCCGGCGTGAAGGCCAGCGAGTAGCCCATGGCGAACCACAACAGGGTGACCAGCGCGGCGATGGCCACCACGCTGGCCATGGTGTTGAGCACGTTCTTGCGCCGCACCATGCCGGCGTAGAACAGGGCCACGCCGGGCAGCGTCATCACCAGCACAAGTACGGTCGCCGTCATCATCCAGCCGGTGTCCGCCGCATTCAACGAAGCAGTGGCCACCAGGCCCGGTGCGGCCAGCGCCGGCCCGGGCGTCACCTGCGCCGCGGCGCTCGGCACCGTCTGCGCAGCGGCACCCGCCATGCCCGCGCACCAGACCGCCATCGCCATCCATGGCGCCCTGTGCATTCCACACCGCATTGCCTGCCCTCCGCTGTCGTGCTGTTGACGCCGTACGTCGCACAACGCGTGCCAAGCGGCCGCTGCCGGCGCACGCGCAGGCGCCGGAACACCGGCGCGCCGCCGGCCGGCACGCCCCACAACGGTGTGCGGGAAACCACCAATGCACCACGCAAGTGCACGCCGTTACAGTCAATGCACTCGAGAGCGCGCCACGGCACGCCACGCGAGGGGACCGAGGAGACAACTCTACCTACCAACAATACATTCCAAGCATCCCCCATAAGATGCCCTCTTCCCAGGCGCCGGCGATCCCGGCGCCTTTTCTTTTTATGGCCGGTCCGCGCCGCACCGGCCGGGAGCGCACCAGGGTGCAGCAGGGCGGCAGGGGCGGTGCGACAATCGCGCCCCTATGGAATGGATCATCGTCTCGCTCGCCTCGCTGCTGGCCGGATTCGTGGATGCCATCGTGGGCGGCGGCGGGTTGATCCTGACACCGGCCCTGTTCGCCACGTTCCCCACCGCACCGCCCGCCACGCTGCTGGGCACCAACAAAAGCGCCTCGGTCTGGGGCACGGCCATCGCCACCTGGCAGTACGGGCGCAGGGTGCAGATGCGCTGGCAGGCCCTGCTGCCGGCCGCGGCGGCCGGATTCGCCGGCGCCTTCTTCGGCGCCTGGACGGTCACGGTGATCTCGGCCGACTTCCTGCGCAAGCTGCTGCCGGTGGTGCTTATCGTGCTGCTGCTGTACACGCTGGCGCGCAAAGATCTGGGGCGCCACCACACGCCGCGCTTCGCCGGACGCACCGAAACGCTGGCGGCCTGCCTGATCGGCGTCGTCATCGGCTTCTACGACGGCTTCTTCGGCCCGGGCACCGGCAGCTTCTTCGTCTTCCTGTTCGTGCGCCTGCTGGGCTACGACTTCCTGAATGCCTCGGTGTCCGCCAAGCTGCTCAACCTGGCGACCAATGCCGCCGCGCTGATCCTCTTCACCGCCAAGGGCCACGTGTGGTGGCACTTCGCGCTGCCCCTGGCCGTGGCCAACGTGATCGGCAGCGTGCTGGGCGCGCAGATGGCGCTCAAGCACGGCGCGGGCTTCGTGCGCGGCATCTTCATCTTCGTGGTCGGCGCGCTGATCCTGAAGACGGGCTACGACGCCTTCCTGCGATGAGCGTTGCCACCGCGCGGCGCCGCGGCCGTGCACCCCTTCCGGCGCGTGCGCCGGCGGACTACATTCTCTGCAGCCCACCACCCCGAGGATTCCTGCCATGACGACGACCACTCTCACCCTGATCGGCGCGCCCACGGACGTCGGCGCCAGCGTGCTGGGTGCCAGCATGGGACCGGATGCGCTGCGCATCGCGGGCATCGCCCGGGCGATGCGCGGACGCGGCTTCGAGGTGATCGACCGGGGCAACCTGGCCGGGCCCGGCAACCCGCAGGCCGAGCCGGCCAGCGGTTTCCGCCACCTGGCAGAGGTGACGGCCTGGAACGAAGCCGTGTACGCCGCCGCCCTGGCCGATCTGCGCGCGGGCCACGTGCCCTTGATGATGGGCGGCGACCACTGCCTGGCCATCGGGTCCATCAGCGCCGCCGCGCAGCACTGCCGCGAGCAGGGCAAGCGCCTGAAGGTGCTGTGGTTCGATGCGCATGCGGACGCCAACACGCCAGAGTCCACCCCCAGCGGCAACCTGCACGGCATGCCCGTGGCCTGCCTGCTGGGCCATGGCCCGGCCGGCCTCACGCACCTGGCCGGCGTGCCGGCCCTGCAGCCGGGGCAGATCGGCCTGATCGGCGTGCGCAGCGTGGACGCCACCGAGAAGCAGTTCGTGAACGAGCACCGCATCGAGGTCTACGACATGCGCACCATCGACGAACTGGGCATGCGCACGGTGATGGAGCGGGCGCTGGCGGGTGTCGATGCCGACACCCACCTGCACGTCAGCTTCGACATGGACTGCCTCGATCCCTCGGTGGCCCCCGGCGTGGGCACGGCCGTGCGTGGCGGGCCGACCTACCGCGAGACCCAGCTGTGCATGGAGATGCTGGCCGACTGCGGCGCGCTGCGCTCGGCCGATCTGGTCGAGCTGAACCCGGCGCTGGACATCCGCAACCAGACGGCGGAACTGGCCGTGGACCTGCTGGAGAGCCTGTTCGGCAAGTCCACGCTGATGCGCCCGGTGTGACCGGACGCGAGGGTGCTGCGGCTTGCCGGGCCCCGAACTTGCATGGGCTGCGGTCAGGGTTTGCAGCCTTGTGCCCGCACCGGGGTGCCTCCCTATAATGTGACCGCTCCATGACGCCTGCCCGCAAACCGGGCCGTGCAGGGGCGCAAGTTCCGGCTTTGCCAACCGCCAAGCCGGATTTTTTGTACCTGGAACCATCCCACGCAGGAACAGCAGATGAAGATGTTCAAGACGATTGCCACCGCCGTGGCACTGTGCGCCGCGTTTTCCGTGCAGGCCCGCACGGTCGACGCCATCAAGAAGGACGGCAAGATCGTCATCGCCACCGAGGGCCAGTTCGCCCCCTTCAACTTCTTCCAGGGCAACAAGCTGACGGGCTTCGAGGTCGAAGTGGCCGAGGCCGTCGTCAAGAAGATGGGCGTGAAGCTGGAATGGAAGACGCTGGGCTTCGACGCCCTGCTGACCGGCCTGGCCCAGGACCGCTGGGACGCCGTGATCGCCTCCCACGGCATCACCGAAGAGCGCGCCAAGGCCGTGACCTTCGCCGAACCCCACTACTGCTCCGGCGGCATCATCGTGTCGATCGACGGCAAGACCCGCACGGCGGATGACCTGAAGGGCAAGACCGTGGCCGTGCAGACCGGCACCAGCTACCTCACGCAGGTGCAGAAGCTGACCGGCGTGAAGGAAGTGAAGAACTTCCCGCAAGACACCGACGCCCAGCGCGCCCTGATCTCCAAGCGTGTGGACGCCTGGGTGAGCGACAAGTTCGTCGCCAAGGAAGCCGCTGCCAAGAACGCCAAGGCCGGCTTCAAGCTCGGCGATATGCTGTTCATCGAGCGCATCGCGCCCGCCGTGGCCAAGGGCAACACCGGCCTGGCCGATGCCTGGAACAAGGCCTTCGAAGAGATCCTGGCCGACGGCAGCTACGCAGCCATCTCCAAGAAGTACTTCAACGAAGACGTGCGCTGCACCAAGTAACCTGACCTAGAAGGACTTTCCGGCGCCCGTGGCTCACGCTGCGGGCGCCGGCCTCATTTCCATGCTGACCGCAATCTGGCCCACGCAGTGGAGCCGCCAGCAACGCAGCAATGCCACGCTGGTCACCGCCCTCGTGCTGATGGTGCTCGCCCTGTCGCTGCTGGGCTGGCTGCTTTCGTTCTTCCCCGATCCCATCGGCCCCAACGCCCAGGCCTTCTCGGACGGGGCGCGCACCACGCTGTGGCTCACGCTGGTGAGCGGCGCCGTGGGCCTGGTGCTGGGCACGGCCGCGGCCCTGGCGCGCACCGCGCGCTTCATCGGCCTGCGCTGGCTCGCGGGCTTCTACATCTGGGCCATCCGCGGCACGCCGCT from Paracidovorax wautersii includes:
- a CDS encoding GMC family oxidoreductase N-terminal domain-containing protein, yielding MSDTTFDYIVIGGGTAGALLCNRLSADPRNRVLLIEAGRKDDYHWIHIPVGYLYCIGNPRTDWLYHTEPDPGLNGRSLRYPRGKTLGGCSSINGMIYMRGQARDYDQWAQLTGDDAWRWDNVLPAFRRHEDHWRLDRPGEADEHFKRLHGSKSTGGSGEWRVEKQRLRWDVLDAFSQAAQQAGIPATQDFNGGDNEGVGYFEVNQKAGWRWNTAKAFLRPICYGRPNFEMWTAAQATQLVLETQPDGTRRCTGVRVWTGDEMVTAHASEEVILSAGAVNSPQLLQLSGIGPADLLRRHGIDMQVDLPGVGANLQDHLQIRAVYKVNHVPTLNVLAGSWLGKAKIGLEYLLKRSGPMSMAPSQLGAFTRSSPDQPYPNIEYHVQPLSLEAFGEPLHAFPAFTASVCNLNPTSRGTVQIKNADFQTAPAIAPNYLSTPEDRQVAADSLRVTRRIVAQPALSRYQPTEWKPGPQYESDEDLARLAGDIATTIFHPVGTTKMGRADDPMAVLDAQLRVRDGRGGVVAGLRVVDAGAMPTITSGNTNSPTLMLAEKAAEWIRAARRPRAAVGA
- a CDS encoding ammonium transporter, coding for MAGAAAQTVPSAAAQVTPGPALAAPGLVATASLNAADTGWMMTATVLVLVMTLPGVALFYAGMVRRKNVLNTMASVVAIAALVTLLWFAMGYSLAFTPGNAWLGGVGRMGFAGLDFDLRAGLVAVSHLAPNVPESVYATYQLTFAIITAALVVGAFVERMRFSSMLVFIGLWSLCVYAPVAHWVWESGGWLAQLGALDFAGGAVVHVNAGMAGLACAWFLGHRKGYGREAFEPYNLGFTMAGAALLWVGWFGFNAGSAVAADGRAGVALAATQIAAAAGALAWAAGEAVTRGRASLLGLCSGLVAGLVAVTPAAGFVTPRSAFVIGAVAGVACYWGSTGLKRLLGLDDSLDVFGVHGIGGIVGSLLTGVLASPRIGGVEGSLLTQALGVGAVMAYSLGVSALLLWTVDRTLGLRVSDAAEFQGLDLSQHRERIGA
- a CDS encoding TSUP family transporter, with translation MEWIIVSLASLLAGFVDAIVGGGGLILTPALFATFPTAPPATLLGTNKSASVWGTAIATWQYGRRVQMRWQALLPAAAAGFAGAFFGAWTVTVISADFLRKLLPVVLIVLLLYTLARKDLGRHHTPRFAGRTETLAACLIGVVIGFYDGFFGPGTGSFFVFLFVRLLGYDFLNASVSAKLLNLATNAAALILFTAKGHVWWHFALPLAVANVIGSVLGAQMALKHGAGFVRGIFIFVVGALILKTGYDAFLR
- the rocF gene encoding arginase, coding for MTTTTLTLIGAPTDVGASVLGASMGPDALRIAGIARAMRGRGFEVIDRGNLAGPGNPQAEPASGFRHLAEVTAWNEAVYAAALADLRAGHVPLMMGGDHCLAIGSISAAAQHCREQGKRLKVLWFDAHADANTPESTPSGNLHGMPVACLLGHGPAGLTHLAGVPALQPGQIGLIGVRSVDATEKQFVNEHRIEVYDMRTIDELGMRTVMERALAGVDADTHLHVSFDMDCLDPSVAPGVGTAVRGGPTYRETQLCMEMLADCGALRSADLVELNPALDIRNQTAELAVDLLESLFGKSTLMRPV
- a CDS encoding ABC transporter substrate-binding protein; translation: MKMFKTIATAVALCAAFSVQARTVDAIKKDGKIVIATEGQFAPFNFFQGNKLTGFEVEVAEAVVKKMGVKLEWKTLGFDALLTGLAQDRWDAVIASHGITEERAKAVTFAEPHYCSGGIIVSIDGKTRTADDLKGKTVAVQTGTSYLTQVQKLTGVKEVKNFPQDTDAQRALISKRVDAWVSDKFVAKEAAAKNAKAGFKLGDMLFIERIAPAVAKGNTGLADAWNKAFEEILADGSYAAISKKYFNEDVRCTK